The Streptomyces sp. DH-12 genome has a window encoding:
- a CDS encoding ABC transporter permease, with amino-acid sequence MSAATAAPAAGVRSDARISPRAHLRHTGALVRRNLLWIRQDPESMFDAVLFPVVFTLLFVYVFGGSIGQALGGGQEAYVQYIVPGLMAMMGMNMAQGVGTGFNQDFHTGVMDRFRSLPIGRGSVLFAKISVELVRMLIATAILLVVGVLVGFDITDWPGLFAAVGLSTVFGSALMWIFLTLGVVMRNAQSVQAMGFLVLMPLQFGSSIFAPTQSMPGWLQSFTEYNPLSALADAARGLMVGGPVAHDLWMTLAWSVGITAVMAPVAIHKFRTKT; translated from the coding sequence ATGAGCGCCGCCACCGCCGCTCCCGCCGCCGGCGTCCGCTCGGACGCGCGGATCTCGCCGCGGGCCCATCTGCGTCACACCGGGGCGCTGGTGCGCCGCAACCTGCTGTGGATCCGGCAGGACCCGGAGTCGATGTTCGACGCCGTGCTCTTCCCGGTCGTCTTCACCCTGCTGTTCGTGTACGTCTTCGGCGGCTCGATCGGACAGGCCCTGGGCGGCGGGCAGGAGGCGTACGTGCAGTACATCGTGCCCGGCCTGATGGCCATGATGGGCATGAACATGGCCCAGGGGGTGGGCACCGGGTTCAACCAGGACTTCCACACCGGGGTGATGGACCGCTTCCGGTCGCTGCCCATCGGGCGCGGCTCGGTGCTGTTCGCGAAGATCTCCGTCGAGCTGGTGCGGATGCTGATCGCCACGGCGATCCTGCTGGTCGTCGGTGTGCTGGTCGGGTTCGACATCACCGACTGGCCGGGGCTGTTCGCCGCCGTGGGGCTGTCCACGGTGTTCGGCTCCGCGCTGATGTGGATCTTCCTCACGCTGGGCGTGGTGATGAGGAACGCCCAGTCGGTGCAGGCGATGGGTTTCCTGGTGCTGATGCCGCTGCAGTTCGGCTCGTCCATCTTCGCGCCGACGCAGTCGATGCCGGGCTGGCTGCAGAGCTTCACCGAGTACAACCCGCTGTCCGCGCTGGCCGACGCCGCCCGCGGACTGATGGTGGGCGGGCCGGTCGCCCACGACCTGTGGATGACGCTGGCCTGGTCCGTGGGGATCACGGCGGTGATGGCGCCGGTCGCCATCCACAAGTTCCGTACGAAGACCTGA
- a CDS encoding ATP-binding cassette domain-containing protein — protein sequence MTRYDERTGGAGSAVTVRGLVKHYGETKALDGVDLDVAEGTVRGVLGPNGAGKTTLVRILSTLLAPTAGHAAVAGYDVVRQPRQLRRVIGLTGQYASVDEKLSGWENLYLIGRLLDLPRKEARRRADGLLERFSLTEAARRPAGAYSGGMRRRLDLAASMIGRPAVLFLDEPTTGLDPRTRNEVWAEVERLAGDGVTVLLTTQYMEEAERLASELTVVDRGKVVASGGIEELKARVGGRTLRIRPADPLELRPLAAALDELGITGLAGTTVDAERGAVLVPVLSDEQLTAVVGAVTARGITLRSVTTELPSLDEVFLSLTGHRAGAPQEAPSADTSEEVVAV from the coding sequence ATGACGCGATACGACGAACGAACGGGGGGCGCGGGGAGCGCCGTGACCGTGCGGGGGCTGGTCAAGCACTACGGGGAGACCAAGGCCCTCGACGGGGTCGACCTGGACGTGGCCGAGGGGACCGTGAGGGGGGTGCTCGGGCCGAACGGGGCCGGCAAGACCACGCTGGTGCGCATCCTGTCCACGCTGCTCGCCCCCACCGCCGGGCACGCCGCCGTCGCCGGGTACGACGTGGTCCGCCAGCCCCGGCAGCTGCGCCGGGTGATCGGGCTGACCGGGCAGTACGCCTCCGTGGACGAGAAGCTGTCCGGCTGGGAGAACCTCTATCTGATCGGGCGGCTGCTGGACCTGCCGCGCAAGGAGGCGCGGCGCCGCGCCGACGGGCTGCTGGAGCGGTTCTCGCTCACCGAGGCGGCCCGGCGCCCGGCGGGCGCCTACTCCGGCGGCATGCGCCGGCGGCTCGACCTGGCCGCGTCGATGATCGGCCGCCCGGCCGTGCTGTTCCTGGACGAGCCGACCACCGGCCTGGACCCGCGCACCCGCAACGAGGTGTGGGCCGAGGTCGAGCGGCTGGCCGGCGACGGGGTGACGGTGCTGCTGACCACCCAGTACATGGAGGAGGCCGAGCGGCTCGCCTCCGAGCTGACCGTGGTGGACCGCGGCAAGGTCGTCGCGAGCGGCGGCATCGAGGAGCTGAAGGCGCGGGTCGGCGGCCGCACGCTGCGGATCCGCCCGGCCGACCCGCTGGAGCTGCGCCCGCTCGCGGCCGCCCTCGACGAGCTGGGGATCACCGGGCTGGCCGGCACCACCGTGGACGCCGAGCGGGGCGCGGTGCTGGTCCCCGTGCTCAGCGACGAGCAGCTGACCGCCGTGGTCGGCGCGGTCACCGCGCGCGGCATCACGCTGCGCTCCGTCACCACCGAACTGCCCAGCCTGGACGAGGTGTTCCTGTCGCTCACCGGCCACCGCGCCGGCGCCCCGCAGGAGGCCCCGTCCGCCGACACGTCCGAGGAGGTCGTCGCCGTATGA
- the panB gene encoding 3-methyl-2-oxobutanoate hydroxymethyltransferase encodes MTQLSAAQTGTPGPSSGGKTLYGGKSTRRITVRDIALAKERGEKWPMLTAYDAMTASVFDEAGIPVMLVGDSAGNCHLGYDTTVPVTLDEMTLLASAVVRGTSRALIVGDLPFGSYQEGPVQALRSATRLVKEAGVGAVKLEGGERSHRQIELLVESGIPVMAHIGLTPQSVNAMGYRVQGRGEEAAQQLLRDAKAVQDAGAFAVVLELVPAELAAEVTRTLHIPTVGIGAGPQTDAQVLVWTDMLGLTGGRVPKFVKQYANLRDVMTGAAKAFAEDVVAGSFPQEEHSVH; translated from the coding sequence ATGACGCAGCTTTCGGCTGCCCAGACCGGGACGCCCGGTCCCTCCTCCGGCGGCAAGACGCTGTACGGGGGCAAGAGCACGCGCCGCATCACTGTCCGGGACATCGCCCTCGCCAAGGAGCGGGGCGAGAAGTGGCCCATGCTCACCGCGTACGACGCGATGACCGCGTCCGTGTTCGACGAGGCCGGCATCCCGGTGATGCTGGTCGGCGACTCCGCGGGCAACTGCCACCTCGGGTACGACACCACCGTGCCCGTCACCCTCGACGAGATGACCCTGCTGGCCTCCGCCGTCGTCCGGGGCACCTCGCGCGCCCTGATCGTCGGCGACCTGCCCTTCGGCTCCTACCAGGAGGGTCCGGTGCAGGCGCTGCGCTCGGCGACCCGCCTGGTGAAGGAGGCCGGCGTCGGCGCCGTGAAGCTGGAGGGCGGCGAACGCTCGCACCGGCAGATCGAGCTGCTGGTGGAGTCCGGCATCCCCGTGATGGCCCACATCGGGCTGACCCCGCAGTCGGTGAACGCCATGGGCTACCGGGTGCAGGGCCGCGGCGAGGAGGCCGCCCAGCAGCTGCTGCGGGACGCCAAGGCCGTGCAGGACGCGGGCGCCTTCGCGGTGGTCCTGGAGCTGGTGCCGGCCGAGCTGGCCGCCGAGGTGACCCGGACGCTGCACATCCCGACGGTCGGGATCGGCGCCGGGCCGCAGACGGACGCCCAGGTGCTGGTGTGGACCGACATGCTCGGGCTGACCGGCGGCCGGGTGCCGAAGTTCGTCAAGCAGTACGCGAACCTGCGGGACGTGATGACCGGGGCGGCGAAGGCGTTCGCCGAGGACGTGGTCGCCGGGTCCTTCCCGCAGGAGGAGCACTCCGTGCACTGA
- a CDS encoding MFS transporter produces MISPAAPARRVPEAVHRRRWAVLGVLMMSVLIVVLDNSILNVALKTISTPAPTGLGATQSELEWAINSYTLVFAGLLFTAGLLGDRLGRKKVLVGGLAVFGAGSALAAFSGTPAELIGFRAVMGLGGAFVMPATLAVLMNVFERDEQPKAIGIWAGGVGLAIAVGPITGGLLLEHFWWGSVFLVNVPIVALGIGLMLWLVPDSRDPDPGRIDPLGVLLSVTGLVLLVYGIIEGGRLADFGDPVVLGAIGGGLAVLTAFVVAEKRSDHPSVDMDCFRDKAFSAAVAAIALVFFALMGVTFFAVFYLQSVRGHSPLETGLLMLPLAVAQTVLAPRARLLVDRFGNKATTTAGLVVLAATLAAFAALDAHTPIWLLEVVLFLMGAGMAHVMTPVSVVVMQALPREKAGSASALSNTFRQVGGAFGIAVLGSVLSTAYRGAVRDDLGVLPPAARHAAGESVEATLAVAERLGPRADALAAAAHAAFLHAMHVTALWSAGIAVLGAVVVAVFLPGRGAAPGGAEREERPVPAAESAGG; encoded by the coding sequence ATGATCTCTCCCGCCGCCCCCGCCCGCCGGGTCCCGGAGGCCGTCCACCGCCGTCGCTGGGCCGTCCTCGGCGTGCTGATGATGAGCGTGCTGATCGTCGTCCTGGACAACTCGATCCTGAACGTCGCCCTCAAGACGATCTCGACGCCCGCCCCCACCGGTCTCGGCGCCACGCAGAGCGAGCTGGAGTGGGCGATCAACTCCTACACCCTGGTCTTCGCCGGCCTGCTGTTCACCGCGGGGCTCCTCGGCGACCGGCTGGGCCGCAAGAAGGTGCTGGTCGGCGGGCTGGCGGTGTTCGGCGCGGGCTCGGCGCTCGCCGCGTTCTCCGGCACCCCGGCCGAGCTGATCGGCTTCCGCGCGGTGATGGGGCTGGGCGGCGCGTTCGTCATGCCGGCCACCCTGGCGGTGCTGATGAACGTCTTCGAGCGGGACGAGCAGCCCAAGGCCATCGGCATCTGGGCGGGCGGCGTGGGCCTGGCCATCGCCGTCGGCCCGATCACCGGCGGGCTGCTGCTGGAGCACTTCTGGTGGGGCTCGGTCTTCCTGGTCAACGTCCCGATCGTGGCCCTCGGCATCGGCCTGATGCTGTGGCTGGTGCCGGACTCCCGCGACCCGGACCCCGGCCGGATCGACCCGCTGGGCGTGCTGCTGTCGGTGACGGGCCTGGTCCTGCTGGTCTACGGCATCATCGAGGGCGGCCGGCTCGCCGACTTCGGCGACCCCGTGGTGCTGGGCGCCATCGGCGGCGGACTCGCCGTCCTCACCGCGTTCGTGGTGGCCGAGAAGCGCAGCGACCACCCGTCCGTCGACATGGACTGCTTCCGCGACAAGGCGTTCTCCGCGGCGGTCGCCGCCATCGCGCTGGTCTTCTTCGCGCTGATGGGCGTGACCTTCTTCGCGGTCTTCTACCTCCAGAGCGTGCGCGGCCACTCACCGCTGGAGACCGGTCTGCTGATGCTGCCGCTGGCCGTCGCGCAGACGGTGCTCGCCCCGCGCGCCCGGCTGCTGGTGGACCGCTTCGGCAACAAGGCCACCACCACCGCGGGACTCGTGGTCCTCGCGGCGACGCTGGCCGCGTTCGCCGCGCTGGACGCGCACACCCCGATCTGGCTCCTCGAGGTGGTCCTCTTCCTGATGGGCGCGGGCATGGCGCACGTGATGACGCCGGTCAGCGTGGTCGTCATGCAGGCGCTGCCCCGTGAGAAGGCCGGCTCCGCCTCCGCGCTCAGCAACACCTTCCGGCAGGTCGGCGGCGCCTTCGGCATCGCCGTCCTCGGCTCGGTGCTGTCCACCGCCTACCGCGGCGCCGTCCGCGACGACCTGGGCGTGCTGCCGCCCGCCGCACGGCACGCGGCCGGCGAGTCCGTCGAGGCCACCCTGGCCGTCGCCGAGCGGCTGGGCCCGCGCGCCGACGCCCTGGCCGCCGCGGCCCACGCCGCCTTCCTGCACGCCATGCACGTCACCGCGCTGTGGAGCGCCGGGATCGCGGTGCTGGGCGCGGTCGTCGTCGCCGTGTTCCTGCCGGGACGCGGGGCCGCGCCCGGCGGTGCGGAACGGGAGGAGCGGCCGGTGCCCGCGGCGGAGTCCGCCGGCGGCTGA
- a CDS encoding endonuclease/exonuclease/phosphatase family protein → MAQQAYMTETDDGREGPRIPASRLRRLTDRLGALRSDRGIWRRGWVVAVCALLLALVMLAHAHIPNAIGNLGSLVETFLPWLGLFVPVLLLLALVRRSATALIATVLPVAVWLNLFGGLLTDKNAPGGDLTVATHNVNAENPDPSGTARDVAAAGADVLALEELKASEVPAYRAALSETYEYHAVVGTVGLWSKYPLSDVRPVDIRLGWKRAMRATVDAPAGRVAVYVAHLPSVRVKLEAGFTARQRDKSADALGEAIADEPLESVVLLGDLNGTMNDRSLKAVTSQMRSTQGAAGSGFGFSWPASFPMARIDQILVRGAEPESSWTLPPTASDHLPIAARVRVIGSSD, encoded by the coding sequence ATGGCGCAGCAGGCGTACATGACGGAGACGGACGACGGGCGCGAGGGCCCCCGGATCCCGGCTTCCCGGCTGCGGCGCCTGACGGATCGTCTGGGCGCCCTGCGGAGCGACCGCGGCATCTGGCGCCGGGGCTGGGTGGTGGCCGTCTGCGCGCTCCTGCTGGCGCTGGTCATGCTGGCCCACGCGCACATCCCGAACGCCATCGGCAACCTGGGCAGCCTCGTCGAGACGTTCCTGCCCTGGCTGGGCCTGTTCGTGCCGGTGCTGCTCCTCCTGGCCCTCGTCCGCCGCTCGGCGACGGCGCTGATCGCCACGGTGCTGCCCGTGGCCGTGTGGCTGAACCTCTTCGGCGGCCTGCTCACCGACAAGAACGCCCCCGGCGGCGACCTGACGGTGGCCACGCACAACGTCAACGCCGAGAACCCGGACCCGTCCGGCACCGCCCGTGACGTGGCCGCCGCGGGCGCGGACGTGCTGGCGCTGGAAGAGCTGAAGGCCTCCGAGGTGCCCGCCTACCGGGCGGCGCTCTCGGAGACGTACGAGTACCACGCGGTGGTCGGCACCGTCGGCCTGTGGAGCAAGTACCCGCTCAGCGACGTGAGGCCGGTGGACATCCGGCTGGGCTGGAAGCGGGCGATGCGCGCCACGGTGGACGCGCCGGCCGGCCGGGTCGCGGTGTACGTCGCCCATCTGCCGTCGGTGCGGGTGAAGCTGGAGGCCGGTTTCACGGCCCGGCAGCGCGACAAGAGCGCCGACGCGCTGGGGGAGGCCATCGCGGACGAGCCGCTGGAGAGCGTGGTCCTGCTCGGTGACCTGAACGGCACGATGAACGACCGCTCCCTGAAGGCGGTCACCTCGCAGATGCGCTCCACGCAGGGCGCGGCGGGCAGCGGCTTCGGGTTCAGCTGGCCGGCGTCGTTCCCGATGGCGCGGATCGACCAGATCCTGGTCCGGGGCGCCGAGCCGGAGAGCTCCTGGACGCTGCCGCCGACGGCGAGCGACCACCTGCCGATAGCGGCACGGGTGCGGGTCATCGGCTCGTCGGACTGA
- a CDS encoding NAD+ synthase, which yields MPQLRLALNQIDSSVGDLAGNAETIVRRTRQSAEQGAHLVAFPEMALTGYPVEDLALRSSFVEASRASLRALAARLADEGLGDLPVVVGYLDRSATAQPKYGQPAGAPRNAAAVLHRGGVALSFAKHHLPNYGVFDEFRYFVPGDTLPVVRVHGVDVALAICEDLWQDGGRVPAARSARAGLLLSVNASPYERDKDDTRLELVRKRAQEAGCTTAYLAMTGGQDDLVFDGDSIVVGADGEVVARAPQFSETCLVVDLDLPAAAADAPEGVVDDGLRIERVVLSEDPVPAYEPEHTGGCAERLDDDAEVYAALVVGLRAYVRKNGFRSVLIGLSGGIDSALVAAIACDAVGPENVYGVSMPSKYSSDHSRSDAAELARRTGLNYRTVAIEPMFDAYMGSLELTGLAEENLQSRLRGTMLMALSNQEGHIVLAPGNKSELAVGYSTLYGDSVGAYGPIKDVYKTLVFRLARWRNRAAEERGETPPIPENSISKPPSAELRPGQVDTDSLPDYPVLDGILALYVDQDKGADEIVEAGYDRELVERTLRMVDRAEYKRRQYPPGTKISPKGFGKDRRLPLTNGWREGLPPKV from the coding sequence GTGCCTCAACTACGACTCGCCCTGAATCAGATCGACTCGAGCGTCGGCGATCTCGCCGGCAACGCGGAAACGATCGTCCGCCGGACCCGGCAGTCCGCCGAGCAGGGGGCGCACCTCGTGGCGTTCCCGGAGATGGCGCTGACCGGCTATCCCGTCGAGGACCTCGCCCTTCGGTCGTCCTTCGTGGAGGCCTCCCGGGCGTCCCTGCGCGCCCTCGCCGCGCGCCTCGCCGACGAGGGCCTCGGCGACCTGCCGGTGGTCGTCGGCTACCTGGACCGCAGCGCCACCGCCCAGCCGAAGTACGGGCAGCCCGCGGGCGCCCCGCGCAACGCGGCGGCCGTGCTGCACCGGGGTGGGGTGGCGCTGAGCTTCGCCAAGCACCACCTGCCGAACTACGGCGTCTTCGACGAGTTCCGGTACTTCGTGCCCGGCGACACCCTGCCGGTGGTGCGGGTGCACGGGGTGGACGTCGCCCTGGCCATCTGCGAGGACCTGTGGCAGGACGGCGGCCGGGTGCCGGCGGCGCGCTCGGCGCGGGCCGGGCTGCTGCTGTCGGTCAACGCCTCGCCGTACGAGCGGGACAAGGACGACACACGGCTGGAGCTGGTGCGCAAGCGGGCGCAGGAGGCCGGCTGCACCACCGCCTACCTGGCGATGACGGGCGGTCAGGACGACCTGGTCTTCGACGGGGACTCGATCGTCGTCGGCGCGGACGGCGAGGTCGTGGCGCGTGCGCCGCAGTTCTCCGAGACGTGCCTGGTGGTCGACCTGGACCTGCCGGCCGCGGCGGCCGACGCGCCGGAGGGCGTGGTGGACGACGGGCTGCGCATCGAGCGGGTCGTGCTGTCCGAGGACCCGGTCCCGGCGTACGAACCCGAGCACACCGGCGGCTGCGCGGAGCGGCTCGACGACGACGCGGAGGTGTACGCCGCGCTGGTCGTGGGCCTGCGGGCGTACGTACGGAAGAACGGCTTCCGGTCGGTGCTGATCGGGCTGTCCGGCGGCATCGACTCGGCGCTGGTCGCCGCGATCGCCTGCGACGCGGTGGGCCCGGAGAACGTGTACGGCGTCTCCATGCCGTCGAAGTACTCCTCCGACCACTCGAGGAGCGACGCGGCGGAGCTGGCGCGGCGCACCGGGCTGAACTACCGCACGGTCGCGATCGAGCCGATGTTCGACGCGTACATGGGATCGCTGGAGCTGACCGGCCTGGCGGAGGAGAACCTCCAGTCGCGGCTGCGCGGCACGATGCTGATGGCCCTCTCCAACCAGGAGGGCCACATCGTCCTGGCCCCGGGCAACAAGTCCGAGCTGGCGGTGGGCTACTCGACGCTGTACGGCGACTCGGTCGGCGCGTACGGGCCGATCAAGGACGTCTACAAGACCCTGGTGTTCCGGCTGGCGCGGTGGCGCAACCGCGCGGCCGAGGAGCGGGGCGAGACGCCGCCGATCCCGGAGAACTCGATCTCCAAGCCGCCGAGCGCCGAGCTGCGGCCGGGCCAGGTGGACACCGACTCGCTGCCGGACTACCCGGTGCTGGACGGGATCCTGGCGCTGTACGTGGACCAGGACAAGGGCGCGGACGAGATCGTCGAGGCCGGCTACGACCGCGAGCTGGTCGAGCGGACGCTGCGGATGGTGGACCGGGCGGAGTACAAGCGGCGCCAGTACCCGCCGGGCACCAAGATCTCCCCGAAGGGCTTCGGCAAGGACCGCCGCCTGCCCCTCACCAACGGCTGGCGCGAGGGGCTGCCGCCGAAGGTGTGA
- a CDS encoding DUF305 domain-containing protein, whose protein sequence is MRRSALAAGAVAAVLAVGAAAGWTVATAAGDEGRATPAADSADAGFARDMAVHHQQAVEMSYVVRDRTDDEEVRRLAYDIAQTQANQRGMLLGWLDLWELPKVSADPPMTWMGMGDAAAGGDGALMPGMATDAEMARLGRLDGRRAEVFYLRLMTAHHRGGVHMAEGCVRACEVAAGKRLARGMVEGQESEIRLMAGMLEARGAAARP, encoded by the coding sequence GTGAGGCGGTCCGCCCTGGCCGCCGGGGCGGTGGCGGCGGTGCTCGCCGTCGGCGCGGCGGCCGGGTGGACGGTGGCCACGGCGGCCGGTGACGAGGGCCGGGCGACTCCGGCGGCGGACTCCGCGGACGCCGGGTTCGCCCGGGACATGGCGGTGCACCACCAGCAGGCCGTGGAGATGTCGTACGTCGTGCGCGACCGCACCGACGACGAGGAGGTGCGGCGGCTCGCCTACGACATCGCCCAGACCCAGGCCAACCAGCGGGGGATGCTGCTGGGCTGGCTCGACCTGTGGGAGCTGCCCAAGGTGTCCGCCGATCCGCCCATGACCTGGATGGGGATGGGCGACGCGGCGGCCGGCGGGGACGGCGCGCTGATGCCGGGCATGGCGACGGACGCGGAGATGGCGCGGCTCGGCCGGCTGGACGGCCGCCGGGCCGAGGTGTTCTACCTCCGGCTGATGACGGCCCATCACCGGGGCGGTGTGCACATGGCCGAGGGCTGTGTGCGCGCCTGCGAGGTGGCGGCCGGGAAGCGGCTGGCGCGCGGGATGGTCGAGGGGCAGGAGTCGGAGATCCGGCTGATGGCGGGGATGCTGGAGGCGCGGGGAGCGGCCGCGCGGCCGTGA
- a CDS encoding DUF3105 domain-containing protein: protein MGSAKKSSAARTARIEGMRRAEQARERRNRILTVAASVVVVAGLVVGGVVLVQAQSDDDGGGGAADDAKTAGRFVTGADGVRAWKGALGRDHVTTSVDYPVTPPVGGDHDPVWMNCDGDVYDDEIDPAHAVHSLEHGAVWVTYNGDAPEADVEALAAKVEKTPYTLMSPVGGQKDPLVLTAWGHQRTVTGADDPAVDAFLEKFVQGQQTPEPGAACTNGLSE, encoded by the coding sequence ATGGGCTCCGCCAAGAAGAGCAGCGCGGCACGCACGGCACGCATAGAGGGGATGCGGCGCGCCGAGCAGGCCCGCGAGCGCCGCAACCGGATCCTCACGGTCGCCGCCTCGGTGGTGGTCGTCGCGGGACTGGTCGTCGGCGGGGTGGTGCTGGTCCAGGCGCAGTCGGACGACGACGGCGGCGGCGGCGCGGCGGACGACGCGAAGACCGCGGGCAGGTTCGTCACCGGCGCGGACGGCGTACGGGCCTGGAAGGGCGCGCTGGGCCGCGACCACGTGACGACGTCCGTGGACTACCCGGTCACGCCTCCGGTGGGCGGTGACCACGACCCCGTGTGGATGAACTGCGACGGGGACGTCTACGACGACGAGATCGACCCCGCCCACGCCGTCCACTCGCTGGAGCACGGCGCGGTGTGGGTGACGTACAACGGTGACGCGCCGGAGGCCGACGTGGAGGCGCTGGCGGCGAAGGTGGAGAAGACGCCGTACACGCTGATGAGCCCGGTCGGCGGGCAGAAGGACCCGCTCGTGCTGACCGCGTGGGGGCACCAGCGCACGGTGACCGGCGCGGACGACCCGGCCGTGGACGCGTTCCTGGAGAAGTTCGTGCAGGGACAGCAGACGCCCGAGCCGGGGGCGGCCTGCACCAACGGGCTGTCGGAGTGA
- a CDS encoding Rrf2 family transcriptional regulator produces MRLLRSTDLALRVLMRLAVAGDGTVPTTRDVAAALDVPYTHAAKVVAELQHMGLLTARRGRGGGLSLTEKGRGASVGGLVRAFEGDGDVVDCDGAGSAAPCPLRSGCRLRGALRRAQEAFYASLDPLTVADLTAAPTGPLLLGVPRVR; encoded by the coding sequence ATGCGGCTGCTGCGCTCCACCGACCTCGCCCTGCGGGTCCTCATGCGCCTCGCCGTGGCCGGCGACGGCACCGTCCCGACCACGCGGGACGTAGCGGCGGCCCTGGACGTGCCGTACACCCATGCCGCGAAGGTCGTCGCCGAGCTCCAGCACATGGGGCTGCTCACCGCCCGGCGGGGCCGGGGCGGCGGTCTGTCCCTCACCGAGAAGGGCCGCGGGGCCTCCGTGGGCGGTCTGGTCCGAGCCTTCGAGGGCGACGGCGACGTGGTCGACTGCGACGGCGCCGGCTCCGCCGCCCCCTGCCCCCTGCGCTCCGGCTGCCGGCTGCGCGGCGCGCTGCGGCGGGCCCAGGAGGCGTTCTACGCCTCGCTGGACCCGCTGACGGTCGCGGACCTCACCGCGGCCCCGACGGGCCCCCTCCTGCTCGGCGTGCCCCGCGTCCGCTGA
- a CDS encoding globin domain-containing protein, translating to MLSEQSAATVRATLPAVGASLGEITERFYAGMFAARPELLRDLFNRGNQAAGTQRQALAGSVAAFATHLLDHPGRRPDAMLSRIAHKHASLGVTPDQYAIVHEHLFAAVADVLGDAVTPEVAAAWDEVYWLMANALIAVEKRLYEERGGAVWRPWEVVERVVETADVVTFRLRPADGGPARGFRPGQYVSVRVPLADGARQTRQYSLSGAPGPDLRQFSVKRVHEGPAPDGEVSTHLHARVRVGDVLELSEAYGDLVLDAGDDTPLLLASAGIGVTPVVAMLGHLAASPHRAPVTVVHGDRSPAHHALRADHEACAAKLPDATVRFWYEQDAPEGAGAGYVDLADVPVAPGTRAYLCGPLPFMRRVREQLIAKGVAPADVHYEVFGPDLWLAG from the coding sequence ATGCTGTCCGAGCAGTCCGCCGCCACCGTCCGCGCCACCCTTCCCGCCGTGGGCGCGTCCCTCGGCGAGATCACCGAGCGTTTCTACGCCGGGATGTTCGCCGCCCGTCCCGAACTGCTGCGCGACCTGTTCAACCGCGGCAACCAGGCCGCCGGCACCCAGCGCCAGGCCCTCGCGGGCTCCGTCGCGGCCTTCGCCACGCACCTGCTGGACCACCCCGGCCGGCGGCCCGACGCGATGCTCTCGCGCATCGCCCACAAGCACGCCTCCCTCGGCGTCACCCCGGACCAGTACGCGATCGTCCACGAGCACCTGTTCGCCGCCGTCGCGGACGTGCTGGGCGACGCGGTCACCCCGGAGGTCGCCGCCGCCTGGGACGAGGTCTACTGGCTGATGGCGAACGCCCTGATCGCCGTCGAGAAGCGGCTGTACGAGGAGCGCGGCGGCGCCGTGTGGCGGCCCTGGGAGGTCGTCGAGCGGGTCGTGGAGACCGCCGACGTGGTGACCTTCCGGCTGCGCCCCGCCGACGGCGGCCCGGCGCGCGGCTTCCGCCCGGGCCAGTACGTCTCCGTGCGGGTCCCGCTCGCGGACGGCGCCCGCCAGACACGGCAGTACAGCCTCTCCGGCGCGCCCGGCCCGGACCTGCGGCAGTTCAGCGTCAAGCGGGTGCACGAGGGCCCGGCGCCCGACGGCGAGGTGTCCACCCACCTCCACGCGCGCGTCCGCGTCGGCGACGTCCTGGAGCTGTCCGAGGCCTACGGCGACCTGGTGCTGGACGCCGGTGACGACACCCCGCTGCTGCTGGCCTCCGCCGGGATCGGCGTGACCCCGGTCGTCGCGATGCTCGGGCACCTCGCCGCCTCCCCGCACCGCGCCCCGGTCACCGTCGTGCACGGCGACCGCTCCCCCGCCCACCACGCCCTGCGCGCGGACCACGAGGCCTGCGCGGCGAAGCTGCCGGACGCGACCGTGCGGTTCTGGTACGAGCAGGACGCCCCCGAGGGCGCCGGCGCCGGTTACGTGGACCTCGCGGACGTGCCGGTCGCGCCCGGTACGCGCGCGTACCTGTGCGGTCCGCTGCCGTTCATGCGGAGGGTGCGCGAGCAGCTGATCGCCAAGGGCGTGGCTCCGGCCGACGTCCACTACGAGGTGTTCGGCCCGGACCTGTGGCTCGCCGGCTGA